In one Nitrospira sp. CR1.1 genomic region, the following are encoded:
- a CDS encoding iron-sulfur cluster assembly accessory protein — protein MDVTTNADPQAPVITLSDAALKEVKRLINVQGIEEGGLRLGVKGGGCSGLSYTINFDEKIGQYDQVYEFDGVKVIVDAKSAIYLQGTQLDFQKDLMGGNFKFVNPNANKTCGCGESFSA, from the coding sequence ATGGACGTCACCACGAATGCCGATCCCCAAGCCCCGGTCATTACTCTGAGCGATGCCGCGCTCAAAGAAGTGAAGCGCCTCATCAATGTCCAAGGCATTGAGGAAGGCGGCCTCCGTCTGGGCGTCAAAGGAGGCGGCTGTTCCGGACTGAGCTACACCATCAACTTCGATGAAAAAATCGGCCAGTACGATCAGGTGTACGAATTCGACGGTGTGAAGGTCATTGTGGATGCCAAGAGCGCCATCTATCTGCAAGGCACTCAATTGGACTTTCAGAAAGACCTGATGGGTGGAAATTTCAAGTTTGTGAATCCGAATGCCAATAAAACGTGCGGCTGTGGCGAATCGTTTTCAGCCTGA
- the hscB gene encoding Fe-S protein assembly co-chaperone HscB: MQMSGHSHHPHSTDDRRELQMARSMCWHCQSEMAGEYFCDRCVKVQPVSKDLDYFTCFGLPRRLVIDTQVLEAKFYELSRAFHPDFYQNKSDAEQSISLDNSAMLNTAYRTLRDPIQRAEYLLDLEAGSVKEIRTSPPADLFEEILELQETLDEFRESDRASDHAATLRAKLHADRTNLEERQRDMEARLQQLFSRWDALQDRGEATEQARAERNRILKDMRDLLSNRTYVKNIVNDLVETIA, translated from the coding sequence ATGCAAATGAGTGGACATTCCCATCATCCCCATAGCACCGACGACCGCCGCGAGCTTCAGATGGCCCGCAGCATGTGCTGGCATTGCCAGTCAGAAATGGCCGGCGAATACTTTTGCGACCGCTGCGTGAAAGTTCAACCGGTATCGAAAGATCTCGATTACTTCACCTGCTTTGGGCTCCCTCGGCGCCTCGTCATCGATACGCAAGTCCTGGAAGCCAAGTTTTACGAATTAAGCCGGGCATTTCACCCTGATTTTTATCAGAACAAAAGCGATGCGGAGCAATCCATCAGTCTCGATAATTCGGCCATGCTGAACACGGCCTATCGCACTCTGCGAGATCCGATTCAACGCGCCGAGTATCTGCTGGATCTCGAAGCCGGGTCGGTGAAAGAGATCCGAACGTCGCCGCCCGCTGATCTGTTCGAGGAGATCCTTGAGCTGCAGGAGACGCTTGACGAATTCCGGGAGAGCGATCGCGCCTCAGACCATGCCGCCACGCTCCGCGCAAAACTCCATGCCGATCGAACGAATCTCGAGGAACGGCAGCGGGATATGGAAGCCAGGCTCCAACAATTGTTCAGCCGGTGGGATGCCTTGCAAGATCGCGGCGAAGCCACTGAGCAAGCGCGAGCGGAACGAAATCGCATTCTCAAAGACATGCGGGACCTTCTTTCCAACCGCACGTATGTAAAAAATATCGTCAACGATCTCGTCGAAACGATCGCCTAA
- the gltX gene encoding glutamate--tRNA ligase, with product MSQVRVRFAPSPTGFLHIGGVRTALFNWLFARQQNGVFILRIEDTDQDRSTDASIQAILEGMRWVKLDWDEGPFRQTERMDLYRSHAMRLFEQGHAYWCVCTPEELEARRKDAEAKGGSPRYDGRCRNLGLAKPTGDAALRFKAPQDGQTIVDDLIKGRVVFDNQILDDVIILRSNGFPTYNFSVVVDDALMGITHVVRGDDHLTNTPRQIPIFQALGFPLPRFGHLPMILGSDKTRLSKRHGATSIMAYKDMGYLPDAMVNYLVRLGWSHGDQELFSREELIEKFSWKNVQTSPAVFNPEKLLWINAEYLKTNPPEQVAEALVPLLEQTDLKDEVRAVSMEWLAQLVVLVKERTKTLVEMVHWVRPYFGEAVAFEEEAAKKFLTPAHAPMLTKLTERFEAFPSYDKQTWEEAFKKLVEEEGIKMGQLAQPVRVALTGRTASPGLFEVMDVLGRERTLLRLRKGIEQASRS from the coding sequence ATGAGTCAGGTCAGGGTTCGATTTGCGCCCAGTCCGACCGGCTTCCTCCATATTGGCGGGGTGCGGACGGCCTTGTTCAATTGGCTGTTTGCCCGGCAGCAGAATGGCGTGTTTATTCTCCGGATCGAAGATACGGACCAGGATCGTTCCACCGACGCATCGATTCAAGCCATTCTTGAGGGCATGCGCTGGGTCAAATTGGATTGGGATGAAGGTCCCTTTCGGCAGACCGAACGCATGGATCTCTATCGAAGTCATGCCATGCGGTTGTTTGAGCAGGGCCATGCCTATTGGTGCGTGTGTACACCGGAGGAACTTGAAGCTCGCCGGAAAGACGCTGAAGCCAAAGGCGGATCACCCAGATATGACGGTCGGTGCCGAAATCTGGGGCTGGCCAAACCAACCGGTGATGCGGCGCTTCGGTTCAAAGCCCCACAGGACGGTCAGACGATCGTCGATGATTTGATCAAGGGCCGGGTGGTGTTTGACAATCAGATTCTGGATGACGTCATTATTCTCAGGTCGAACGGCTTTCCCACCTATAACTTCTCCGTGGTGGTGGATGATGCCTTGATGGGCATTACCCATGTGGTGCGGGGGGACGACCACCTCACGAATACGCCTCGCCAGATCCCGATTTTTCAGGCCCTCGGGTTTCCGCTGCCGCGCTTCGGCCACTTGCCGATGATCTTGGGCTCGGACAAGACGCGGCTGTCGAAACGTCACGGCGCGACGTCGATCATGGCCTACAAGGACATGGGCTACCTGCCCGACGCCATGGTCAACTATTTGGTCCGGCTCGGATGGTCACATGGAGATCAGGAGCTGTTTTCGCGAGAAGAACTGATCGAAAAATTCTCCTGGAAGAATGTCCAGACCTCCCCGGCTGTCTTCAACCCCGAAAAGTTATTGTGGATCAATGCCGAATACCTCAAGACCAACCCGCCCGAACAGGTGGCGGAGGCGCTGGTGCCGTTGCTCGAACAGACCGACCTCAAAGACGAGGTCCGCGCGGTATCGATGGAGTGGCTTGCGCAGCTCGTGGTCCTGGTGAAAGAGCGGACGAAAACCTTGGTTGAAATGGTTCATTGGGTGAGGCCCTATTTCGGCGAGGCAGTGGCGTTCGAAGAGGAGGCGGCGAAAAAATTTCTCACGCCTGCCCATGCGCCGATGCTGACCAAGTTGACGGAACGATTTGAGGCCTTCCCCTCATATGACAAGCAGACGTGGGAGGAGGCGTTCAAAAAACTGGTCGAGGAAGAGGGGATCAAAATGGGGCAACTGGCTCAGCCGGTGCGTGTGGCCTTGACCGGCCGGACGGCGAGTCCCGGTTTGTTCGAGGTGATGGACGTACTTGGCCGGGAGCGTACGTTACTTCGACTGCGCAAGGGGATCGAGCAGGCGTCCAGATCCTGA
- a CDS encoding Rrf2 family transcriptional regulator codes for MLKLSKKADYGLMALQHIASNQYGDVAHARVVNTKEIAEEYHIPVELLAKVLQTLSKSGIIESHNGPKGGYLLGKNPREITIAHVLESLEGPLGIMDCSHEKDGDACMQREHCNIRTPLLKIQNSIYQLLNNMTLQDMLGGTPLITIQSVATEQQGVER; via the coding sequence ATGCTGAAATTATCAAAAAAGGCAGATTACGGATTAATGGCGCTGCAACATATTGCCTCCAACCAATATGGCGATGTCGCTCATGCCCGTGTGGTGAACACCAAAGAAATCGCCGAGGAATATCACATTCCGGTCGAACTACTGGCGAAAGTCCTTCAAACCCTCTCCAAGAGCGGCATCATTGAAAGCCATAACGGCCCCAAGGGTGGATATCTCCTCGGCAAAAATCCACGTGAAATCACGATTGCCCACGTACTCGAAAGCTTGGAAGGACCGCTCGGCATCATGGATTGCTCACACGAGAAAGACGGCGATGCCTGCATGCAGCGCGAGCACTGTAACATCCGGACCCCGCTCCTGAAAATCCAGAACAGCATCTATCAGCTTCTGAATAATATGACCTTGCAAGATATGCTGGGGGGCACCCCTCTCATCACCATTCAATCCGTCGCGACGGAACAACAAGGAGTCGAGCGATGA
- a CDS encoding glutamine--tRNA ligase/YqeY domain fusion protein, protein MSTMPEPPTRSDFIREIVAADRAAGKHDGRVVTRFPPEPNGYLHIGHAKSICLNFGIANEQPGGICHLRMDDTNPTTEDPEYVQAIQEDVRWLGFDWRDNMFFASDYFERLYGYAETLIRKGLAYVDSLTADDMRRYRGTLTEPGQPSPHRTRSIEENLNLFSRMRAGEFPDGAHVLRAKIDMASPNINLRDPVLYRIRHVAHYRTGTTWCIYPSYDFAHPLSDAIEGITHSICTLEFEDHRPLYDWVVEQCETPRRPQQIEFARLNVTFTVMSKRKLLDLVERKLVNGWDDPRLPTLKGLRRRGFTPEALRAFCEAIGVAKRDAIVEMQLLEHFVREDLNKRAPRVMAVLRPLRLVIENYPEHQVEQLDAVNNPEDASAGTRQVPFSRVLYIDQEDFKEDPPKQFFRLAPGREVRLRYAYIITCVGVVKDPATGEVTKIRCTYDPETKSGGAQAQRKVKATIHWVSAAHALDAEVRLYEQLMLTDPAKIPADQDWTQHLNPRSLERLPACKVEPSLAELAPGTSVQFERVGYFCVDPDSSPAKLVFNRTVTLKDAWAKIEKAQAPR, encoded by the coding sequence ATGTCCACCATGCCAGAACCCCCGACACGCTCAGACTTCATTCGCGAGATTGTTGCAGCCGATCGTGCCGCCGGTAAACATGACGGCCGGGTGGTCACCCGTTTTCCGCCGGAACCGAACGGCTATCTCCATATCGGGCATGCCAAGTCGATTTGCCTCAACTTCGGCATTGCCAACGAGCAACCGGGCGGAATCTGCCATCTCCGCATGGATGATACCAACCCGACGACAGAAGATCCCGAATATGTGCAGGCCATTCAGGAAGATGTCCGCTGGCTGGGATTCGACTGGCGCGACAACATGTTTTTCGCGTCCGACTACTTCGAGCGGCTGTACGGATATGCCGAGACACTCATCCGAAAAGGCCTCGCCTATGTCGACAGCCTGACGGCCGACGACATGCGCCGGTACCGTGGAACGCTCACGGAGCCGGGGCAACCCAGCCCGCATCGCACCCGCAGCATCGAGGAGAATCTGAACCTGTTCAGCCGCATGCGGGCGGGAGAATTTCCCGACGGCGCCCATGTGCTTCGCGCCAAAATCGACATGGCGTCGCCGAATATCAATCTCCGCGATCCAGTGCTCTACCGCATCCGGCATGTCGCCCATTACCGCACCGGCACCACCTGGTGCATCTATCCCTCGTACGATTTCGCGCATCCGCTGTCTGATGCGATCGAAGGCATCACCCATTCAATCTGCACGTTGGAATTCGAGGACCACCGGCCTCTGTATGACTGGGTCGTCGAGCAATGCGAGACGCCGAGACGCCCGCAACAAATCGAATTTGCCCGGCTCAATGTGACCTTCACGGTCATGAGCAAGCGCAAATTACTCGATCTCGTCGAACGCAAGCTGGTCAACGGCTGGGACGATCCTCGCCTGCCGACGCTCAAAGGGTTGCGCCGCCGCGGGTTCACGCCGGAAGCCCTACGCGCATTTTGCGAAGCCATCGGCGTAGCCAAACGGGATGCCATCGTCGAAATGCAGCTCCTCGAACACTTTGTCCGCGAAGACCTGAACAAGCGCGCTCCCCGCGTGATGGCCGTGCTGCGCCCCTTGCGCCTCGTGATCGAGAATTATCCTGAGCATCAGGTCGAGCAACTCGATGCCGTCAACAATCCGGAAGATGCGTCCGCCGGCACGCGTCAGGTCCCCTTCTCACGCGTGCTCTACATCGATCAGGAAGATTTCAAAGAAGACCCGCCCAAACAATTTTTCCGACTCGCCCCGGGCCGGGAAGTGCGGTTGCGGTACGCCTACATCATCACCTGTGTTGGCGTCGTGAAGGACCCGGCCACCGGCGAGGTCACCAAGATCCGCTGCACCTATGATCCCGAAACCAAAAGCGGCGGCGCGCAGGCACAACGAAAAGTGAAAGCCACGATCCACTGGGTGTCGGCCGCTCATGCCCTCGACGCAGAAGTGCGGCTGTATGAGCAGCTCATGCTCACGGATCCAGCCAAGATTCCTGCCGATCAGGATTGGACCCAACATCTGAATCCCCGTTCACTGGAACGGCTGCCGGCGTGTAAAGTGGAACCCAGCCTTGCAGAGCTGGCTCCCGGCACCAGCGTGCAGTTCGAACGTGTTGGCTACTTCTGTGTCGATCCTGACTCTTCTCCCGCCAAGTTGGTCTTCAACCGAACTGTCACGCTCAAGGACGCCTGGGCGAAGATCGAAAAAGCCCAAGCCCCGCGCTGA
- a CDS encoding IscS subfamily cysteine desulfurase, translating to MKFPIYLDNHATTPMDPRVLESMLPYFTEKFGNAASRNHAFGWEAEEGVETARKQIAKLIHADAKEIVFTSGATESNNLALKGVVEMYHEKGDHIITSSTEHRAVLDTAKTLETKRGVKVTYLPVDKFGMVNPEDVRKAITDKTILISVMFANNEIGTINPIKEIGKIAKEKGILFHCDATQGVGKVPVDVQEMGIDLMSFSAHKIYGPKGIGALYVRKKNPRVRIAAQMDGGGHERGMRSGTLPVPLIVGFGKACELCEQEMAADAARLSVMRDRLHATITKALEDVYLNGHPTARLPHNLNISFAYVEGESLLMGCKEIALSSGSACTSATLEPSYVLRALGVGAELAHSSIRFGLGRFTLDEEVDYAAKKIIETVTKLREMSPLYEMAKEGIDLKTVQWAAH from the coding sequence ATGAAGTTCCCCATCTACCTGGATAACCATGCGACCACCCCGATGGACCCTCGGGTGCTGGAATCAATGCTCCCCTATTTCACGGAAAAGTTCGGGAACGCCGCCAGCCGGAACCACGCGTTCGGATGGGAGGCTGAAGAGGGTGTGGAGACCGCGCGCAAACAAATCGCCAAGTTAATCCACGCGGATGCCAAAGAAATCGTCTTCACGAGTGGCGCCACCGAATCCAACAACCTGGCTCTCAAAGGGGTGGTGGAGATGTACCACGAGAAGGGCGACCACATTATCACCTCGTCAACCGAGCATCGCGCGGTGCTGGACACTGCCAAGACGCTCGAAACCAAGCGCGGCGTGAAGGTCACCTATCTTCCGGTCGACAAGTTCGGCATGGTGAATCCGGAGGACGTCCGTAAGGCGATCACCGACAAAACCATCCTCATTTCCGTCATGTTCGCGAATAACGAAATCGGGACGATCAACCCCATCAAGGAAATCGGGAAGATCGCCAAAGAAAAGGGCATCCTCTTTCACTGCGATGCGACCCAAGGCGTGGGAAAGGTCCCGGTCGACGTGCAAGAGATGGGGATCGACCTCATGTCCTTCAGCGCCCATAAAATTTACGGACCCAAGGGCATTGGCGCCCTGTATGTCAGAAAAAAGAACCCCCGGGTCCGCATCGCGGCTCAAATGGATGGGGGCGGACACGAACGTGGCATGCGATCCGGGACGCTGCCCGTGCCATTGATCGTGGGATTCGGCAAGGCCTGCGAGCTCTGCGAGCAGGAAATGGCCGCCGACGCCGCGCGGCTCTCTGTCATGCGTGATCGTCTGCATGCGACCATTACCAAGGCGCTGGAGGATGTCTATCTGAACGGCCATCCGACAGCACGACTCCCGCACAATCTGAATATTTCCTTTGCCTATGTCGAAGGTGAATCGCTGCTGATGGGCTGCAAAGAAATCGCCCTCTCTTCCGGCTCGGCCTGCACCTCCGCGACGCTGGAACCTTCCTACGTCTTGCGAGCTTTGGGGGTGGGAGCGGAGCTCGCGCATTCCTCCATCAGATTTGGTCTGGGACGCTTCACGCTCGACGAAGAGGTTGACTATGCCGCGAAGAAGATTATTGAAACCGTTACCAAGCTGCGCGAAATGTCGCCGCTCTATGAAATGGCGAAAGAAGGCATCGACCTGAAAACCGTGCAATGGGCAGCGCATTAA
- the iscX gene encoding Fe-S cluster assembly protein IscX has product MDLKWQDAEDIAIRLVEEHPDADPLTIRFTDMHAWIVALPDFKDDPKKSNEKILESIQMAWHEEYQDSRS; this is encoded by the coding sequence ATGGATTTGAAATGGCAGGATGCAGAAGATATTGCAATTCGCTTGGTGGAAGAACACCCGGATGCTGACCCCCTGACCATCCGCTTTACGGACATGCACGCCTGGATCGTCGCCCTCCCGGATTTCAAAGACGATCCCAAAAAATCAAACGAGAAAATCCTCGAATCCATCCAGATGGCCTGGCACGAGGAATATCAGGACTCCCGGTCCTGA
- a CDS encoding 2Fe-2S iron-sulfur cluster binding domain-containing protein: MGGTNPYIEKADIELPSQAYTVTFIFPDKTEKKVAVQPDKIPYGPTGLPGSILDIAMGNDIDLEHVCGGVCACSTCHVMVKKGLETCNEGTDDEFDQLDEAPATTLQSRLGCQCVPNGRTDITVEIPAVNKNLAKEGH, translated from the coding sequence ATGGGTGGAACGAATCCCTATATTGAAAAGGCCGACATTGAGTTACCGTCTCAAGCCTACACTGTGACTTTCATTTTCCCGGACAAAACCGAAAAGAAGGTGGCGGTGCAGCCGGACAAGATTCCCTATGGTCCGACGGGGCTGCCGGGCAGCATTCTGGATATCGCCATGGGGAATGACATCGATCTGGAGCATGTCTGCGGAGGGGTTTGCGCTTGCTCTACCTGTCACGTCATGGTGAAGAAGGGCCTGGAGACGTGTAATGAGGGGACTGATGATGAGTTCGATCAGTTAGACGAGGCTCCCGCCACGACGTTGCAGTCCCGGCTCGGGTGCCAGTGTGTGCCGAATGGAAGGACAGACATCACGGTGGAAATCCCCGCCGTCAACAAGAATCTCGCGAAGGAAGGTCATTGA
- a CDS encoding ATP-binding cassette domain-containing protein, translating to MAPNILLSCESISKSYGVRALFANLTLALCEGDHVGLIGPNGSGKSTLLKILAGLESPDQGTRTLRGHTRVGYVPQEPSFPDGSSIEHVLQQTLTDAGRDPHEEGGRIARALSIGAFPDPEHGVATLSGGWRKRLAITQALLLEPDVLLMDEPTNHLDVEGILWLERILKNRAKAFLVISHDRRFLESIATRMVELNRCYPEGRFEAKGRYSDFLEQRDAALQAQADYQSSLANRVRREVEWLRRGPKARTTKAKGRIQSAGKLIEELDQVESRAAQSSIGIDFSASGRKSKQLLVAKEVTKRFNEKPVVTNLDLLLGPGQRLGLLGPNGSGKTTLLRLLAGTLEPDSGTIMRAEGLRIVSFEQHRESLDQAATLRRALAPSGDAVVYQGRSVHLASWAKRFLFRPEQLDLPVSRLSGGEQARLLIAQLMLQPADLLILDEPTNDLDIPTLDVLEDSLLEFPGALVLVTHDRWLLDRVSTILLALDGTGQLEWFADYAQWESAQERAVESETAANEEGTVSAAVDQEAGTATIRKPKKLSYREQKEWGTIEETILKAEEQVAACQAAIQDPAVVSNAAELQARSEALVEAQAEVERLYARWAELDEKRAQTVQSS from the coding sequence ATGGCCCCGAATATTCTGTTGAGTTGCGAATCGATCAGCAAAAGTTATGGGGTGCGAGCCTTGTTTGCCAACCTAACCCTGGCCTTGTGCGAAGGTGACCATGTCGGACTAATCGGCCCGAACGGGTCCGGCAAGTCGACCTTGCTCAAAATCCTGGCCGGCCTCGAATCGCCCGACCAAGGCACTCGCACTCTACGTGGTCATACCCGTGTCGGGTACGTGCCGCAAGAGCCGAGCTTCCCTGACGGTTCCAGCATCGAACACGTTTTGCAGCAAACCCTCACCGACGCGGGCCGCGATCCTCACGAAGAAGGAGGCCGGATTGCCCGAGCACTCAGCATCGGCGCCTTTCCCGATCCGGAACACGGCGTCGCCACCCTCTCGGGAGGGTGGCGCAAGCGATTAGCCATCACACAGGCCTTGCTGCTCGAGCCGGACGTGCTGCTCATGGACGAACCGACGAACCATTTGGATGTCGAGGGGATTCTCTGGCTGGAACGGATCCTGAAGAACCGCGCCAAGGCCTTTCTCGTCATCAGTCACGACCGCCGCTTTTTAGAGTCGATCGCCACACGCATGGTGGAACTCAATCGTTGTTATCCCGAGGGGCGCTTTGAAGCCAAAGGTCGATACAGCGACTTTCTGGAGCAACGGGATGCCGCCCTTCAAGCACAGGCCGACTATCAATCGTCGCTGGCCAATCGAGTCCGGCGAGAAGTGGAATGGCTGCGTAGAGGGCCCAAGGCCCGCACAACCAAAGCCAAAGGCCGCATTCAATCGGCTGGCAAACTGATCGAGGAATTGGACCAGGTCGAGTCCCGCGCCGCCCAGTCGTCGATCGGTATCGACTTTTCCGCCTCGGGGCGAAAGTCGAAACAACTGCTCGTCGCGAAAGAGGTAACGAAGCGCTTCAACGAGAAGCCCGTCGTCACCAATTTGGATCTGCTCCTCGGGCCCGGGCAACGCCTCGGTCTCCTTGGCCCGAACGGCAGCGGTAAAACCACTCTGCTTCGATTACTCGCCGGCACTCTGGAACCAGATTCAGGCACGATTATGCGAGCGGAGGGGCTGCGTATCGTGTCATTCGAACAACATCGCGAGTCATTGGATCAGGCCGCCACCTTGCGGCGCGCGCTAGCTCCCTCAGGTGATGCGGTCGTCTATCAAGGCCGTTCTGTCCATCTGGCCTCGTGGGCGAAGCGTTTCCTCTTTCGACCTGAACAACTCGACCTTCCGGTCTCGCGACTGTCCGGCGGTGAACAGGCGCGACTGCTGATCGCCCAACTGATGTTGCAGCCTGCGGACCTGCTTATTCTCGACGAACCGACGAATGATTTAGATATTCCGACGCTGGATGTACTGGAGGATAGTTTGCTCGAATTCCCCGGCGCGCTGGTGCTCGTGACGCATGATCGGTGGTTGCTGGATCGTGTCTCAACCATCCTGCTGGCACTGGACGGCACCGGCCAGCTCGAATGGTTCGCCGACTATGCCCAGTGGGAAAGCGCACAGGAACGGGCCGTTGAATCTGAAACGGCCGCGAACGAGGAGGGCACCGTTTCCGCAGCGGTCGACCAAGAGGCAGGAACTGCGACGATTCGCAAACCTAAGAAACTGAGTTATCGAGAACAGAAGGAATGGGGCACCATTGAAGAGACGATTCTGAAGGCCGAAGAGCAGGTTGCCGCCTGTCAGGCTGCGATACAGGATCCGGCGGTGGTGTCGAATGCCGCGGAATTACAGGCACGGAGCGAAGCCTTGGTGGAGGCCCAGGCTGAAGTGGAGAGACTTTATGCGCGCTGGGCTGAACTGGATGAGAAACGCGCACAGACCGTGCAGAGTTCGTGA
- the iscU gene encoding Fe-S cluster assembly scaffold IscU, protein MAYSEKVVDHFNNPRNMGSFKKEEDGVGTGIVGAPECGDVMKLQIKVQNDTIVDAKFKTFGCGSAIASSSLATEWLKGKTVEEAGKIKNTDIVQELNLPPVKIHCSVLAEDAIKAALADYQKKADPK, encoded by the coding sequence ATGGCCTACAGCGAAAAAGTCGTCGACCATTTCAACAATCCCCGCAATATGGGCAGCTTTAAGAAGGAAGAAGACGGGGTGGGTACGGGCATCGTCGGCGCCCCCGAGTGCGGGGATGTCATGAAGCTCCAAATCAAGGTTCAAAACGATACGATTGTCGACGCGAAGTTCAAAACCTTCGGATGCGGCTCCGCTATCGCCAGCTCCAGCCTGGCCACCGAATGGCTGAAAGGCAAAACGGTGGAGGAAGCCGGCAAGATTAAGAACACGGATATCGTCCAGGAGCTCAATCTGCCCCCAGTCAAGATTCACTGCTCGGTCTTGGCCGAGGATGCCATTAAAGCGGCTCTTGCCGACTATCAAAAGAAGGCCGACCCGAAGTAA
- the dnaK gene encoding molecular chaperone DnaK has translation MARIVGIDLGTTNSLVAYMDKGTPRVISARHERAMVPSVVALTDNGLIVGDPAKEHLTRNPERTVYSVKRFMGKSLADVQGELTYFPYTLTEKGGVIRIKLGEKSYSPPQISAMILKELKLRAEAFLGESITKAVITVPAYFNDSQRQATKDAGMIAGLEVLRIINEPTAASLAYGLQEKTQGTIAVYDLGGGTFDISILKLKNGIFEVLATNGDTHLGGDDFDQLVADLLLNEIRAQHGLDLSTHPDHMQAVRLEAERAKIRLSEELKTTVSLDLPNGQGRFTRELTRDQLEGLCSALVERSLGPCRLALKDSGLNPTDIDEVVLVGGSTRMPLVRQRVQALFGKNPHCELNPDEVVALGAAVQADILSGGTTDMLLLDVTPLSLGIETMGGVMSSLIRRNTTIPASAKEMFTTYVDGQTGVDIHILQGERELAKDNRSLARFRLKVPPLPAGVPRIEVTFLIDANGILNVMAKDMRTGATQSIDVKPSYGLSDQEVERMIEDSFKFAADDVSARKVIEARLDAGALITTTEKSLADGGHLVAAEEVATIHAALAALASAKEGTDPRAIRGRMADLEQAAKGLTVAMLDDSLKQGLQGKKVSDVT, from the coding sequence ATGGCACGCATTGTCGGTATCGATCTCGGCACCACGAACTCTCTTGTCGCCTACATGGACAAGGGAACCCCGCGCGTCATTTCGGCCCGCCACGAACGCGCTATGGTCCCTTCCGTTGTCGCACTCACTGATAACGGACTGATCGTCGGCGATCCGGCCAAGGAGCATCTCACAAGAAATCCTGAACGCACGGTCTACTCCGTCAAACGCTTCATGGGCAAAAGCCTCGCGGATGTGCAGGGCGAACTCACCTACTTTCCCTACACGCTCACCGAAAAGGGCGGAGTCATCCGGATCAAGCTGGGCGAGAAGTCCTACTCGCCGCCGCAAATTTCCGCGATGATTCTGAAGGAACTCAAACTCCGCGCCGAAGCCTTTCTCGGAGAAAGCATCACGAAGGCCGTCATCACGGTGCCGGCCTATTTCAACGATAGCCAGCGGCAGGCCACGAAAGATGCGGGCATGATCGCGGGACTGGAAGTCTTGCGCATCATCAATGAGCCGACCGCCGCCTCACTGGCCTATGGCCTCCAGGAGAAGACACAGGGGACCATCGCCGTCTACGACCTGGGCGGGGGAACATTCGATATCTCGATCCTGAAGTTGAAAAACGGCATCTTCGAGGTCCTCGCCACAAACGGCGATACCCATCTCGGTGGCGACGACTTTGACCAGCTAGTTGCCGATCTGCTGCTGAATGAGATCCGCGCGCAACATGGGCTCGATCTGAGCACCCATCCCGATCATATGCAGGCCGTGCGCCTGGAAGCTGAGCGCGCAAAGATTCGCCTGTCGGAGGAACTCAAAACCACGGTGAGCCTCGACCTGCCGAACGGACAGGGTCGGTTCACGCGCGAGCTCACACGCGACCAACTCGAAGGACTCTGCAGCGCCTTGGTTGAGCGCTCTCTCGGGCCTTGTCGCCTGGCCCTGAAAGATTCAGGACTCAATCCGACGGACATTGATGAAGTGGTGCTTGTGGGCGGATCGACCCGTATGCCGCTCGTCCGCCAACGGGTTCAGGCCCTCTTCGGCAAAAATCCGCATTGCGAACTGAATCCGGACGAAGTCGTCGCGCTCGGCGCTGCGGTGCAAGCCGATATTTTGAGCGGTGGCACGACCGACATGTTGTTGCTCGACGTCACCCCGCTGTCCCTGGGGATTGAAACCATGGGCGGCGTCATGAGCAGTTTGATTAGACGAAATACGACTATTCCCGCAAGCGCCAAGGAAATGTTCACGACGTATGTCGATGGCCAAACCGGTGTGGACATCCACATTCTCCAGGGGGAGCGCGAGCTGGCAAAGGACAATCGCAGCCTGGCCCGCTTTCGCCTCAAGGTTCCGCCATTGCCGGCGGGAGTCCCCCGGATCGAAGTGACATTCCTGATCGATGCCAACGGCATTCTGAATGTCATGGCCAAGGATATGCGGACTGGCGCGACCCAGTCCATCGATGTCAAACCGTCGTACGGATTGTCGGATCAAGAAGTCGAACGGATGATCGAAGACTCATTTAAATTTGCGGCGGACGATGTCAGCGCGCGAAAAGTGATCGAAGCCCGGCTGGATGCGGGCGCTCTGATCACGACCACCGAAAAGTCATTGGCCGATGGCGGACATCTCGTTGCGGCAGAGGAAGTCGCTACGATTCACGCGGCACTCGCCGCCTTGGCTTCGGCCAAAGAGGGAACCGACCCCCGTGCTATCCGCGGACGTATGGCCGATCTGGAACAAGCCGCCAAAGGCCTCACCGTGGCCATGCTGGACGATTCCTTGAAGCAAGGACTCCAAGGCAAAAAAGTCTCTGACGTGACGTGA